The Magnolia sinica isolate HGM2019 chromosome 9, MsV1, whole genome shotgun sequence genome contains a region encoding:
- the LOC131254856 gene encoding uncharacterized protein LOC131254856, which yields MWNKIDERWTPQLHRPLHAAGYYLNPQIRYSGKFSTHPEIKRRLFECRDRMIPHEEHADADIQLDEYDKRRGDFGSRLALETMTKRSPTDWWERFGDRTPQLTKFAVRVLSLTCSTSGYERNWSTFEQVTFVPFNILNWLIFI from the exons ATGTGGAACAAAATAGATGAAAGATGGACTCCTCAGCTTCATCGTCCTCTACATGCAGCCGGGTACTATCTGAATCCTCAAATACGGTACTCAGGTAAGTTCTCTACACACCCTGAGATAAAAAGGAGGTTGTTTGAGTGCAGGGATAGGATGATCCCCCATGAAGAGCATGCTGATGCTGATATTCAGTTGGATGAATATGACAAGAGAAGAGGGGATTTTGGCTCTCGCCTTGCACTCGAAACCATGACAAAGCGTTCCCCAA CTGATTGGTGGGAACGCTTTGGAGATAGAACTCCACAGCTTACGAAGTTTGCAGTACGAGTTTTAAGCCTCACATGCAGTACTTCTGGCTATGAGAGAAATTGGAGTACTTTTGAGCAGGTGACTTTTGTACCATTCAATATTCTAAATTGGTTAATTTTTATTTAG